A stretch of the Gavia stellata isolate bGavSte3 chromosome 11, bGavSte3.hap2, whole genome shotgun sequence genome encodes the following:
- the TRPM2 gene encoding transient receptor potential cation channel subfamily M member 2 isoform X2, whose product MPPVGKNPMGRTGLRGRGRLHCFGPNHALHPVVTRWRRNLDGSIIRKSLKKMLEVLVAQYPLSDVWALPGGSLEPGETLPLKLKWILRREFWPQFQNLLKQGTEIHKGYLDDPRNTDNAWVETVAVSVHFDNQNDVEMKRLNSFLQGCDPELCIRWQVLDKRIPLHANHKELLHKVSTLLGAYY is encoded by the exons GAACCCCATGGGCAGGACGGGGCTGCGAGGCCGTGGGAGGCTGCACTGCTTTGGGCCCAACCATGCCCTGCACCCCGTTGTGACCCG ctggaggaggaaTTTGGATGGGTCCATTATAAGGAAGAGCCTGAAGAAGATGCTGGAAGTCCTAGTAGCCCAGTACCCACTGTCGGACGTTTGGGCTCTGCCCGGG GGGTCACTGGAGCCGGGCGAGACGCTGCCACTGAAGCTCAAGTGGATCCTGCGCCGGGAGTTCTGGCCCCAGTTCCAGAACTTGCTGAAACAAGGCACTGAG ATACACAAGGGGTACCTTGACGACCCCCGCAACACAGATAACGCCTGGGTCGAGACGGTTGCCGTCAGCGTGCACTTCGACAACCAGAATGACGTGGAGATGAAGCGGCTGAATTCG TTCCTCCAGGGCTGCGATCCGGAGCTGTGCATCCGCTGGCAGGTGCTGGACAAGAGGATCCCCCTCCACGCCAACCACAAAGAGCTCCTGCACAAGGTCTCAACCCTCCTCGGCGCCTATTACTGA
- the LRRC3 gene encoding leucine-rich repeat-containing protein 3 — protein MGEVLQERRGAALPPRSCCSPRGVASGHAQLAGCKMTLTTTPAASVAQAFFCLLLCVPWGSSCPPSCQCTERAGAKAVLCSSRHLEEIPEDIPKDAVFLKLDANSITRIPSNAFRHLSHLEELDLSRNAIEKIDRAAFKGVAAGLRTLDLSSNRIRSIPKEALLALNAKLRLANNPWHCECALQEVLWEARLDPDSVQDITCHTAPREEYVGKPLLQVLDAGVNFCSVRQRTTDVAMFITMFGWFAMVIVYVICYVRHNREDACKHVEYLKSLPSTQGHAETTSTAL, from the coding sequence ATGGGAGAGGTTTTGCAGGAGCGCAGAGGAGCCGCCCTGCcgcccaggagctgctgcagcccccgggGAGTCGCCAGCGGCCATGCCCAGCTGGCCGGGTGCAAGATGACGCTCACCACCACGCCGGCAGCCAGCGTGGCCCAGGCTTTCTTTTGCCTCCTGCTGTGCGTCCCGTGGGGCAGCTCGTGCCCCCCAAGCTGCCAGTGCACGGAGCGGGCAGGGGCGAAGGCCGTCCTCTGCAGTTCCCGGCACTTGGAGGAGATCCCCGAGGACATCCCCAAAGACGCGGTGTTCCTCAAGCTGGACGCCAACAGCATCACCAGGATCCCCAGCAATGCCTTCAGGCATCTCTCCCACCTGGAGGAACTCGATCTCTCCAGGAATGCCATTGAGAAGATCGACAGGGCGGCTTTCAAAGGAGTGGCTGCCGGGCTGCGTACCCTCGACCTCTCCAGCAACCGCATCCGCAGCATCCCCAAGGAGGCTTTGCTGGCGCTCAATGCCAAGCTCCGGCTGGCCAACAACCCCTGGCACTGCGAGTGTGCCTTGCAGGAGGTGTTGTGGGAGGCGCGGCTGGACCCCGACTCCGTCCAGGACATCACCTGCCACACGGCCCCGCGCGAGGAATACGTGGGCAAGCCGCTGCTCCAGGTCCTGGATGCCGGCGTCAACTTCTGCAGCGTGCGTCAGAGGACCACGGACGTGGCCATGTTCATCACCATGTTCGGCTGGTTCGCCATGGTCATCGTCTACGTGATCTGCTACGTCCGCCACAATCGAGAGGACGCCTGCAAGCACGTGGAGTACCTGAAGTCactgcccagcacccagggccACGCAGAGAccaccagcactgccctgtAG
- the TSPEAR gene encoding thrombospondin-type laminin G domain and EAR repeat-containing protein, translating into MSAPLLLWVILLHWTTGGGFVRGGRTWQHCTDLRPLDILSEVVPAGRLARGMRVFQVQGVRGFQLAASRPRALGFPASRLFIHCDRFPEEFSIIVTLRVLSVPAKRNEYVFTLMAEESPSVLVGLRYAPNKLHFLFWSQERAGGWQTRVTFPNVSLSDNQWHTLVLAVSGQSFSLTVDCSVPKDVVVETPFPASLSVKRASFYLGNRRRRKGVFTGLLRQLVLLPGADATPRICAAVNFKVATLSVPTVLQDLPAKPASNEVLKYPYETDTKVTLGSRPPCTKQEKAQFWFDASRRGLYLCNGSAWISMLEVKQRLDYVEDYQNLVTNSETMGVEVFTIPKVGLFAATANRYTPPGSAIYKWTDGKFVPYQNIPTYQAQSWKYFTIGKKIFLAVANFEQNDRGQEFSVIYKWSRRKEKFITYQRIITHSARDWEAFVIEGEAFLAVVNHREGNNHNIDSVIYRWNPRTGLFETNQTIPTSGAYDWEFFTIGPYSFLAVANTFNGTSTKIYSHIYIWLSGSFQLFQSILTFGAADWEVFHIGDRVFLAVANSHSYDSGMPAPSNFYAINSSIYELNITAQMFVKFQDLLTYSALDWEFFSVGDDSFLVVANSFDGFTFSVNSIIYRWQGYEGFVAVHHLPTVGCRDWEAFHTAEGSYLLYSSAKEPLSKVLKLKTT; encoded by the exons ATGTCGGCTCCGCTGCTGCTCTGGGTCATCCTCCTCCACTGGACCACCGGCGGGGGCTTCGTCCGGGGGGGCAGGACCTGGCAGCACTGCACAG ACCTGCGCCCGCTGGACATCCTCTCGGAGGTGGTCCCCGCCGGCAGGCTGGCCCGTGGCATGAGGGTGTTTCAAGTGCAGGGGGTGCGCGGCTTCCAGCTCGCCGCCTCGCGGCCCCGTGCCCTGGGCTTCCCCGCCTCCCGGCTCTTCATCCACTGCGACCGCTTCCCCGAGGAGTTCTCCATCATCGTCACGCTGAGGGTCCTCAGCGTCCCTGCCAAG AGAAACGAGTACGTCTTCACGCTGATGGCAGAGGAGAGCCCCAGCGTGCTGGTGGGGCTGCGCTACGCCCCCAACAAGCTCCACTTCCTCTTCTGGAGCCAGGAGCGCGCCGGTGGCTGGCAGACCCGCGTCACCTTCCCCAACGTCTCCCTCTCCGACAACCAGTGGCACACGCTCGTCCTGGCCGTCTCCGGCCAGTCCTTCTCCCTGACGGTGGACTGCAGCGTCCCCAAGGATGT GGTGGTGGAGACGCCGTTTCCAGCCTCTCTGTCGGTAAAGAGAGCCAGCTTCTACCTGggcaacaggaggagaaggaaaggcgTGTTCACG GGCTTGCTGAGACAGCTtgtcctgctgccaggagcCGATGCCACTCCTCGGATATGCGCCGCCGTGAACTTTAAAGTAGCGACGCTCTCTGTCCCCACTGTCCTCCAGGATCTCCCCGCGAAGCCAGCGAGCAACGAGGTGCTAAAATACCCCTACG AGACGGACACGAAGGTGACCCTGGGGTCCCGTCCACCCTGCACCAAGCAGGAGAAGGCGCAGTTCTGGTTCGACGCCTCCCGACGAGGGCTGTACCTCTGCAACGGCAGCGCCTGGATTTCCATGCTGGAAG TCAAACAAAGGCTGGACTACGTGGAGGACTACCAGAACCTGGTGACCAACTCGGAGACAATGGGTGTTGAGGTCTTCACCATCCCGAAGGTGGGACTGTTTGCAGCCACTGCCAACCGGTACACCCCGCCGGGATCGGCCATCTATAAGTGGACCGATGGGAAGTTTGTGCCCTACCAGAACATCCCCACCTACCAAGCTCAGTCCTGGAAGTATTTCACCATAGGAAAGAAG ATCTTCCTAGCAGTGGCTAATTTTGAGCAGAATGACAGGGGTCAGGAGTTCTCTGTAATATACAAGTGGAGCcgcaggaaagagaaattcatCACGTACCAGAGGATCATCACGCACAGCGCTAGGGACTGGGAGGCATTTGTCATTGAGGGAGAGGCTTTCCTCGCAGTGGTCAACCACAGAGAAG GGAATAACCACAACATAGACAGCGTGATATACAGGTGGAACCCCAGGACAGGGTTGTTTGAAACCAACCAGACCATCCCTACCTCTGGAGCCTATGACTGGGAATTTTTCACCATTGGGCCGTATTCCTTCCTGGCTGTGGCTAACACATTCAATGGCACATCCACTAAAATCTACTCTCACATCTACATCTGGCTCAGTGGCTCTTTCCAGCTCTTCCAGTCTATCCTG acTTTCGGTGCTGCTGACTGGGAGGTCTTTCATATCGGGGACAGAGTCTTCCTGGCTGTTGCAAACAGCCACAGCTATGACAGTGGGATGCCAGCACCCTCTAACTTCTATGCCATCAACTCCTCCATCTATGAGCTGAACATCACCGCCCAGATGTTTGTCAAATTCCAGGACCTCCTCACCTACAG TGCCCTGGACTGGGAGTTCTTCTCGGTGGGAGACGACTCTTTTCTGGTGGTAGCGAACTCCTTCGATGGCTTCACCTTCTCTGTTAACAGTATTATCTACAG GTGGCAAGGCTATGAAGGCTTCGTAGCGGTTCACCACCTCCCCACCGTCGGCTGTAGAGACTGGGAAGCATTTCACACCGCCGAGGGCTCCTACCTCCTCTACTCCAGCGCCAAGGAGCCGCTTTCCAAAGTGCTCAAGCTGAAAACCACCTGA